A region of the Sphingomonas sp. S2-65 genome:
ACCCCATGGCGGTCGGCGAAGAGCTGCAGCCATGCTGGGGACCGCGCGAGCCAAGCAGGCCAAATCCTACCTTGCAACAGCCCAGGGAGCGGTGGCCTCAGTCGTCCTCGTCCTCGAAGCCGACCAGATCCAGCGCGCGCGCCTTGATCTGACGCATGCGGCACCAATGGACCAGCGCATCCTCGCGGCCATGGGTGACCCAGACTTCCTTGGGTTCGATTTCCTGGATGGTGTGGGTCAGCTCGTCCCAATCGGCGTGATCGGACAGGATCAGCGGCAGTTCGATATTCCGCTGCACCGCACGCTGGCGGACGCGCATCCAGCCCGATGCCATCGCCGTGATCGGGTCGGGCAGCCGACGCGACCAGCGATCGTTGAGCGCGCCCGGGGGCGACAGGATGATGCGGCCCTGAAGCTCGGCCTTGGTCGCGCTGGTCGCGGGGCGCAGCTCGCCCAGGTCCACGCCATGTTCGACATACAGGTCGCACAGCCGCTGAAGCGCGCCGTGGATGTAGATCGGGTCGTCGAACCCCATCACCCGCAGCTCGCGGATCACGCGTTGCGCCTTGCCCAGCGCATAGGCGCCGACCAGGATGCAGCGGGTCGGCTCGGCCCGTAGCGCCGTCAGCAGCTTGTCGAGTTCGTCATGCGTCTCAGGGTGGCGGAACACCGGCAGGCCGAAGGTCGCCTCGGTGATGAAGATGTCGCACGGCACGGGCTGGAACGGCTCGCAGGTGGGATCCTCGCGGCGCTTGTAGTCGCCCGATACCACCACGCGTTCGCCGGCATGTTCGAGCACGATCTGCGAGGAGCCGAGCACATGCCCCGCCGGCACGAAGCTGATGTCGACTTCTCCCATCCGGACCACTTCGCCATAGTCGCAGGGCCGGCCGTTCTGCCCGCCATAGCGGCAGTCCATGATCGCCAGCGTGCCGGGCGTCGCCCAGACTTCGCCGTGTCCGCCGCGCGCGTGATCCGCATGACCATGCGTCACCAGCGCGCGCGCGACCGGCTGCGAGGGGTCGATCCACGCATCCGCCACGGGAATGTAGATGCCGCTCGGATGCGGTTCGATCCAGCTGCCCAATGCCATTGGGACTATATGGTCCTGGCGCCCTGCGGTTCCAATTGGATCGAAACCACGCCTGGCTTCGTTGAGGAGCGGAACTGACGCCGGAGAGGTACAACCATGGATCTGTCGAACATCCAAGGCGTGATGGTGATCGTGGGTCCCATCCTGCTGGCCATCGCCATCGTCTGGGCGATGCTGCACAACCGCGGATCGCGCAAGGACATCGCCCATACCGAGGCGGCGACCCGCGAGATGTACGACCAGCAGGATCGCGAGGACAAAGCGCGGCAGAATGGCGGCGTCGCCTGACGCCGAATTCTAGGCCCTTGCGTCGCTCGCGGGATCGCGCCACCGCTTTCGCGTGAACGATCCCATCGTCGCACTTCCCGAACCCCTGAAGGGCTGGTTTGCCGCGCGTGGCTGGACGCCGCGTCGGCACCAGCTGGAAATGGCCGCCGCCGCGCGGGCCGACCGCCATGCGCTGCTGGTGGCGCCGACTGGCGCGGGCAAGACGCTGGCTGGGTTCCTGCCCACACTGATCGATCTGGTCGAGCAGCCGCGCGAGGGGCTGCACACGCTATATATCTCGCCGCTTAAGGCGCTGGCGGTCGACGTGCAGCGCAACCTGCTGACACCGATCGACGAGATGGGCCTGCCGATCCGTGTGGAGACCCGCAGCGGCGATACCCCGCACGACCGCAAGGTGCGCCAGCGTGCGCGGCCGCCGCAGATCCTGCTCACCACGCCGGAGTCGCTCAGCCTGTTGCTGTCCTATGAGGACAGCCTGACCATGTTCAGCGACCTGAAGACCGTGGTGATCGACGAGGTCCACGCCTTCGCCACCGGCAAGCGCGGCGACCTGTTGTCGCTGGCGCTGGCGCGGTTGCAGCGGCTGGCGCCCGGGCTGCGGCGCGTGGCGCTGTCGGCGACGGTGCGTGATCCCGACGGCTATCGTGCGTGGCTGGCGCCGCATGGCGACATCGACACCGTCACGCTGGTGCAGGGCGACAAGGGTGCCGACCCGAACATCGCCATCCTGCTTCCCGAAGG
Encoded here:
- a CDS encoding ligase-associated DNA damage response exonuclease — protein: MALGSWIEPHPSGIYIPVADAWIDPSQPVARALVTHGHADHARGGHGEVWATPGTLAIMDCRYGGQNGRPCDYGEVVRMGEVDISFVPAGHVLGSSQIVLEHAGERVVVSGDYKRREDPTCEPFQPVPCDIFITEATFGLPVFRHPETHDELDKLLTALRAEPTRCILVGAYALGKAQRVIRELRVMGFDDPIYIHGALQRLCDLYVEHGVDLGELRPATSATKAELQGRIILSPPGALNDRWSRRLPDPITAMASGWMRVRQRAVQRNIELPLILSDHADWDELTHTIQEIEPKEVWVTHGREDALVHWCRMRQIKARALDLVGFEDEDD